The segment CTGGCCGAAGGATGCGCCGGGAAAATCGACGATCCGATTCGGCGCGACTTCGTAGCGCCGTGTCGGATCGCCCCACGAACGACTCCAGCCGCGCCCGTGCATGACGAGGCCGCGGATCGGCGATCCACGATCGTCGATCACGGTGCGCGCAGCCATCGTATCGGCATGGCGAAGGCGGCTTCCGCTCTGGACCGCCACGGTGACGCCGGGCAGTAGTCCGCGCGACGCGATCTCCACCCGCATCACGCGGGTCGCGAGAGTCGCGAGGAAGCGCTCCACGACCGGCAGCGCCTCGCGAACGCGATCCTCGGCCAGCAGGCAGTCGGGCACCGGGACCAGCCGTTTCGTGCGGGATTGGTAGAATCCGATCCGTCCGCCTTCAAAACGAAGGCTCAGTCGATTCCGGTAGCCAAACTTCTCCGGTGACGCGATGATCGTCTCGATCGGCAAAGGGCCAATGCCGGCGATCCGGCGAAAAGCCTCGACGATCGACTGCTGCTTGGCCTCGAGCTGGGAAGCGTACTCAACGTGCTGCCACGGACAGCCACCACACTCCCCGACGATCGGGCACGGCGTTTCTACACGCGAGCGACCGGTTTCGAGGATTTCGACGATCTCCGCTTCGGCGTAAGAATCGTGCTCGCCGGTGATCCGAACTCGCAGTCGTTCTCCCGGAGCTCCGCCGGCGACGAAAATGACGCGCCCGTCGTGCCTGGCAACGGCGCTTCCGCCGTAGGCTAGCGAATCGATGGAAACGTCGATTGTCATTGAGGGTAACTGTGACCGGGCGCGTCCGGTTGCAAACCCGATCGCAGCGGCGACCGCGCGATTCGAAACCACTTCCCGGACTGCAGTGACGGCTCGAAAATCATGGCGTCGCCTTGACTTGCCGCATTCCGGCCCCCTAGTTTGCGCCCCGTGAAGCTGACGGTCATCGGTTCGGGCGACGCCTTCTGTTCTGGCGGCGCTTTGCATAGTTGCAATCTTCTCGAACATGACGCCGGCCGGCTGATGATCGAATGCGGTCCCGGGGTGCTCGCGGGGATGAAGCGCCTGGGCATCCCGTCGGCCGCTCCCGACGCCGTGCTGATCTCGCATCTTCACGGGGACCACTTCGGCGGGATCCCGTTCTTGTTCCTCGAGTACCTCTTTGAGAATCCCCGCCACCGCCCGCTGACGATTCTCGGCCCGCCGACGATTCTCGAGCGATGCTTCGCTCTGTACTCGGCGCTGTACCGGGAGCTCCAGACGTTCGAGCTGCCGTTCGAGATCAAGGCCGTCGAGTTGCAGCCGGGGGATCGCGTAACGGCCGCCGGCTTCGACATCGAAGCATTCAAGGTCACGCACAACGCGGAGCCGTTCTCGCTCGGCTACCGGATCGTGTCGCCGGAAGGCAGCATGCTCTTCTCCGGCGATTCCGCGTGGAACGAAGAATTCGTGACCAAGAGCCAGGGCGTCGACGTCTTCCTGTGCGAGTGCTGCACGATGGAACCGACGGTTCCGATGCATACGAGCTACATG is part of the Candidatus Limnocylindrales bacterium genome and harbors:
- a CDS encoding MBL fold metallo-hydrolase, with amino-acid sequence MKLTVIGSGDAFCSGGALHSCNLLEHDAGRLMIECGPGVLAGMKRLGIPSAAPDAVLISHLHGDHFGGIPFLFLEYLFENPRHRPLTILGPPTILERCFALYSALYRELQTFELPFEIKAVELQPGDRVTAAGFDIEAFKVTHNAEPFSLGYRIVSPEGSMLFSGDSAWNEEFVTKSQGVDVFLCECCTMEPTVPMHTSYMELLEQRDRLQCKRLLLTHLGADVRRAETFKFERAEDGMVVEIKR
- the rlmD gene encoding 23S rRNA (uracil(1939)-C(5))-methyltransferase RlmD, giving the protein MTIDVSIDSLAYGGSAVARHDGRVIFVAGGAPGERLRVRITGEHDSYAEAEIVEILETGRSRVETPCPIVGECGGCPWQHVEYASQLEAKQQSIVEAFRRIAGIGPLPIETIIASPEKFGYRNRLSLRFEGGRIGFYQSRTKRLVPVPDCLLAEDRVREALPVVERFLATLATRVMRVEIASRGLLPGVTVAVQSGSRLRHADTMAARTVIDDRGSPIRGLVMHGRGWSRSWGDPTRRYEVAPNRIVDFPGASFGQVNTGANLDLVRIVVEECTGKPPAHLVELYAGAGNFSLAVAGRSGRVLAVDEDEAAVEAGRAAAKQAGLRNVRFAAARAEEWLRTATGPVDVLLVDPPRSGLRETAGTAAALRAPRVVYVSCNPATLARDTRVFIDAGYRIGRVAPIDLFPQTFHVETVCTLELT